The Shewanella mesophila genome contains the following window.
TATTGACACTGTATGCCTGCGCCTTAGCCGCAATCTCATATTGCCAGTTGTAGGCCGTCACGGCGATCTTGTTGCTATCTACTGCATCGGCGGCGTCATATTCATATTGCATCGCCTGCAGCTGCAGGTTCCAACCTTCGTAGCTGCTGTCCATGTGCAGCGCTACGGCATAGCGGTCGCCATTGCTGCCTGTTTTGTTGTTATAGATCTGCCCATATTCGACAGAGGCGCCAAACAATGTCTTACCACCTTCATAGCTCATCTCATAGGTTTGGCGAAGGTTTAACTGGTTTGTCTCTTCGTTGTTATACTCGGTACCGTTGACGACGCCGCTATACAGATCGGTTGAATAGCGATCGGCGCGACCCGCCCCATATTCGGCATTCTTATAGAAAGCCATCTCAGTTCCCCAGGCGCCGCTCGAATATACCCCTTTCACACCCAAATCGTAGTCATCTTCGAAGCCTAAGTAATAAGGTACGCCAAACCAGAAGCTGTTAGAGATGAAACCAGGATTGCCGAAGGGCACCTGATTGACACCAAACTGGATCTGCCACTCTGGGTTTAGGTCGTAGAAACCATAGCCATAACGCAGCGCTTGCCAACCATCGAAGAAACGGTATTCACTCGCCAATCCCCACTCACCGAGTTTGCCGTTAAATTTGATTGCCGCCATATCAAACGCAAAGTCACCGCCCTTGTCTTTTGAGCTTTCACTGTAGTCTTTATAGGCGTAGTTCACCCTTACAGTACCCGACACATCGATACCGTCCTGCTGCTCTGCTGCCTGTACGGCACTCGCCATCAATGCAGCGGGTATCAACGCAGCAACAAGAGACAAATTTAATTTTTTCATCATTTCACCCTATTATTTATCATTGCCGTGCGATATTAGGTGCACGGCACAACCTTATGTTGGCCTTATACTTGGCCTTACTTCGTTGTAGTTACCACTTCAGATGAGTCAGATCGCACTGAATCACTTCATCTTTATTCGCTGGGGTCCCTGGATTTTTTGCCGACTCACACAACAAGGTTGTGCCATAGTCATTGCGCTTATCGTGAGCATTACTTCTGGCCCAAACGGAGACGATGGCGCGTTCTTCAGGCTTGGCTTCACAGCTACCATCGACCTCGAAGGCATGAATGGTGTTTTGATGGAAGTACATCAGAGGATCTTGCTTATAACTGCCTGCAAGCCATTGGGTATGGCCGTTATGCTGGGCGGCATCAAACTGGACTCTACGCATCTTGTCGTCTTCTTTGACCGTGGTCAGAAGAGGAGAATCGGCACGTACGGCAAAGCTCTTAAACTCATTGCTACAAGCTGGCACGCGCATGTTGTAATAGATCTCTGAGATCGCGTGATTATGATAAGGGTAAAGGGTGTCGACGGACTGCACCGTCATGCCCACTTCTGCCCCCACTTTTTCACCATTGATCTCGTCGATACGCAGCAGCCCCCAGTGACCGAAAATTTCGGCATAGGCATAACCACCGCGAATATTGTTAAAGTTCTTGTCGTTACGCTTACTTTCTTCGGCATACATAGGGAACCAGCCCGCTGCCGCCCACAGGTTTGGCAGGGCGTTGGCGCTGATATCGTAAGGGAAGGCCGAAGGCATTTTGACTTCATCGCCAGTCACCATCTTGGCGAAGTTTTTGGTAAAAGTTTTACCCAGTTTTTGTACGTCTTTGTTGGTGACCTTAGTCTTAAAAAACTTATCAAAAGTTGTGCGCTTAAAATGCTGCGCTACCGGAGAATTCTTGGTGAGCTCTCCACCTGGGTTATAGATCCAGTTAACGTCTTCACGAGCACCGAAGCACTGTTTTGCTTTATCGGCGTTATTGATCACCTGATAGATATTTTTCACCATCAGTTTCATGTCTCTGCGATCCATGATGCACATCTTCTGACCGCCCTGGGTCGAGTCGATAATAGCCTCATCTGAGTTTAGGCAGTGACTGTTTTCGCCATTAGTTAAGGCTACGGCATAGGCTTTTAGATAGGTTAGCGTCTCGTCCCAAAGCATATCCACATACTTCTGATCAGCCTTTGAATAGGTTACAGGCTCACCCAGACATTTAAATTGTGCATTATCAATTTCGCTCTGATCTAAGAAGTCAGGTAGCTCGGCAGCCATCGCCCCATTTGCCGCCAATAATGACAACGCAATAATGGTCTTGTTCATTCATCTCTCCCTTATTTACATATTGTTTTTCACCACTTTGTGGAGGGGAATAATATGCTTGGAATCCATTCCAAAAATGTAATCTGCACATATTTGCAACAATCTGACAGCAGAAAAGACAACTCAGTTCACATAACTGTCAAAACACTGTTTATAAAGAAGTTTTAGGTAAATTAGTGATATAAAAAAAGCCCCTTAATCATGACGACTAAGGAGCATATAAAGCGAAACGGTTAACAGTAAATTGTCTTTGCAGGGATAATGATACGGCCAATGTCGCTAAACGTTTTATTTCACAAGTCTGGGGAGCACCAGAACTTGTTACCCCCATACGGGGAGGAGTTATGATTAGGAGATAGGCCCATTTTTCAATGGGCCTAAATATGGAGATTACTCTTTGTGCTTATCAAACTTAAATGTATGGCAGTTGCTGCATAATGGCTTTTTAGCTTTATGCTCACCATGACACTCTTGGCAAGGTAAGTCTTTTCCATAGTGAAGGTTATTATGTGGGTTCTGCCACTTATCTTCTTCACTACGCGCAGTTTGCTTGACTAAGTCGTCCACATCATGACACTGCAAACAGGCTTGGTCAGACGGAAACTGCTTGATGCCATTGTCATGGCATGTCTTGCAATCTTTGCCGATCACCTCTTTGTGCCAAGGGCGTTGATCGACCGCTTGAGCAGACAGACTCACTAAGCCACCTAAGACCAGCGCGAGTACAATATTTAACTTTTTCATTATTGATTCCTCTTAATTACCGGTCGACTTAGGCTTTCATGACGCTGCGTGCAGCCGTCATACCCATTACCATACACTCAGGAATTGAGCAGCTACCCAAACGGCTCACGCCGTGAATACCACCACACACTTCACCGGCCGCGTACAGACCAGGAATCGGCTTACCAGTGAAGCTATCTTTCACCTCGGCCTTGGTATTCACCTGCACACCACCTTGGCAATAGTGCACTTTTGGCCATAGGCGAACGACAGTAAATGGCGCCTCAATAAACTTATCTTTGGCCTTAGTCATGTTCTTACCGAACTGCTTATCTTCGCCAGACTTAACGTAGCTGTTGTACTCTTCAATTTGCGCTTTAAGCGGTTTCAAAGGCACGTCGAAGTGCTTAGCTAACTCTTCAATGGTGTCGAACTTCCAGCCCACGTTGTACTTAATCACTTTCTTGGTATTTGGATGCTTCTTAGAATCCTTATAGCTGGTGATCAAAATTGGAGGCAGTGCATTACCCTTTTCATCGCGACAAGCAAGCTCTGCATCGGCACGGGTCTTACGGTCGGCGATTTCATTCATGAAACGCTTACCCGTTAGGCGGTTAACCGCCATTGAATGAGGGAAGTTATAGATAGAATAGTTAGATACATAACCAAAACCACCTTCATCAGGTGATGCCCAAGGGCCAGACTGAATGTGTGCAAGATGCACTGGAATTGCGCCTAAACGGAACATTTCGTACATACCTTCACCCGTCGCGCCAGGTGCGTTAGTACAGCCCACTTCAGAGGTCAGGGTTGGATCTTGTGCCATACGTAAATCAACGTTTTGAGCAAAGCCACCTGTGGCCATGATCACGCCACGCTTAGCACGGATATTTAGTACTTTACCGGGTTGGTCTTCACCAAAGTGATAGTTTTGACGCATTTTAACGCCAACCACTTCGCCCTTATCGCCCACCAAGAAGCCTTCAAACTTAGAACGGTTGTGGGTGTTAACACCAATGCGCTTACACTCTTTATAAAGTGGTTGAGTAATCCCTGCACCACAGCTCACTGATGTTTGATAAGTACGAGCAACTGAGTGACCACCGAGCTGTTGCAGGTACGGATGGAATTCAGCACCAGCATCCATGGTCAATTGCAATGCCTCGACAGCGTGTGATGCCACATGACGCAACAAGGCTTCATCGGCAATACCACGACCAGATTTTAGCTGATCGGCAACCATACGATCGACCGAGTCTTGTACACCCTCTTTTTTCTGCATTGGCGTACCAGGCGCCGCAAACAAGCCACCGTTAATGGCAGAGTTACCGCCGAAGTAAGCCATCTTCTCGAAGATATGCACATCTTTCGCGCCCTTGCGCGTTGCTTCAATCGCAGCCGCTAAACCGGCAAAGCCTGAACCAATGATCAGTACTTCGACTTCTTTGTCCCATTTCACACCGTCAGCTTTCTCAGAAACCGCCATTGCAGGCGATGCCATTGCTACACCCGCAGCGGCACCTAGACCTTTAATGAAATTACGGCGTCCTAGCAGATCTATATTGCTCATCTGTTATCACCCTTTTATGTTTTATTGACGAGAAAATAATAGGACTGGAACCAGTTCCAAAACGGGAGTTAATCAACAGTTATCTTTAAAACAACTTCGTAACATTGTTAAAACAATAACTAGCTTCAAATTTACTCAAAATTACTACTTTGTGGGTATTTTGGAACCGATTCCAAAAACGTGTTCGCTGCACATTGAGCTTAAAAGTGAGAGCAAAAAGCTTGTGAGACTGTTAAATTAAATGACGTTTCTTCCCAAACAATAGAACGTCATGGAACTTGAAGAGATCTATCGCCAAGATCTAAGCCTGCTTATTGCACTGCAGATTTTGGTCGAAGAGTGCAGTGTTACTAAAGCAGCAAAACGGCTGCATTTAAGCCAATCCGCCACCAGCAGAATATTAAGTCGTCTGCGAGAGATGCTTGGTGATCCCCTGTTTTCTCGGGTGGGTCAGCAATTGGTGCCAACCCAATATGCCCTCGATTGTTATCAGCAATTACAGGGCCCCACGGGAGAGTTGTTACAGCTGCTAACCCCTAAGGCTTTTATTGCCGAACACTGCCGACAAAAGTTCACTATTGCCGCAACCGATTTTGCCATACAGGGGTTATTACCCTTTATTTTACCCAAGATCTACCAGCTAGCGCCTAATATTAGTATTGAGATCATTCCTGTACAACATCAAAATCTACAGACGCAACTCAGTTTACAAGGGGCCGATATGGCGATCTGTCGCGCCATTGGCCAAACGGAGCAATTACAACATACCCCACTAGGGCGGGTAGGTGTCAGCTGTTTAGTATCAAGCAAACACCCATTGGCAGATCAAGAAGTGGCACTGCAAGATTATCTACACTATCCCCATGCCACCATTGCCATTAGTGATGGCGTTAAAGCGATTGTGGACAGCGCAATCGAGCAGTTCCCCCCTAGAATCGAACTGCTGCGCACGCCGAATTTAGACAGTGCGTTAGCCTTACTAGAGCTACATCCTTTGATTATTACCTTGCCAGAGGGGTTAGCCGAAATGGCGGCGACAAGGCATAGATTACGGGTCAAACCACTGCCGTTTAAGATCGCGGCACTCAACTACAACTTGTTTTGGCATGGGCGCTATGAAATCGATAGTGGCCAGCGCTGGCTGAGGCAGCTAGTAGTAAACTTGATACGACCACTGCTTGGGATGGAGACAGCTGACTAAGCAGCAAATCTCAATAACAATAGACAAAATAGCTAATGTACTAAAAATACTGCTTGGATTAACAATGAAGATCAGACTGAGTAAGGGGCGATATTCACGACCTTGAGAGCAGGCAAGACTCAGGGCCGCCACCGAGGTATCCTTGCCAACTTCAACTGACTTAATAACACCCACAAAAAAAGTGGCTATCTCAGCCACTTTTATTCACTTCAGTCAGTTCTAGCATTAGCGCTCGACCTAAAAGGTTTAAATTAAACCTTAACCAAAATACGTCCAGTAACCTTGCCTTTTACGATATTAGCAGCACATTCTGGTACCGCTTCCAAGGAGACAGTTTGACAAGCTTGCTCATAAAAACTGTCAGGCAACAAGCTAATCACTTGCTCCCAAGCGCTCATTCGTTTCTCATAGGGACAAGATACAGAGTCAACACCGAGTAGATTAACGCCACGTAGAATAAATGGCATTACCGTCGTTGGCAGCGCAAAGCCACCCGCTAAACCACAAATAGCGGCACTGCCACCATAGTTAATCTGTGACAACGCATTGGCAAGCACCTTGTTACCCACGGTATCGACAACCCCCGCCCAGCGTTGCTTATCCAGTGGACGCCCCTCTTGTTCGAGTTCACTTCTATCAATAACGTCGCTGGCACCAAGCTGCTTAAGTAGCTCGCCGTTAACCTCGACTCGACCCGAGCTTGCCACCACGCGATAACCCAGCTGCGCAAGTAAGGTCACCGCCACTGAGCCTACACCGCCGCTAGCGCCAGTCACTAATATGTCGCCAGCGTCAGGCTTCACGCCAGCTTGTTGCAACGCTTGCACACATAACATGGCGGTTAAACCTGCAGTACCTATCATCATCGCCTTAGCTGCATCACAACCTTTTGGCATAGGAACTAACCAATCGGCTTTGACTCTTGCCTTTTGCGCCATACCGCCCCAATGATTTTCGCCCACGCCCCAACCTGTGAGAATCACCTCGTCACCCACCTTGTAACGAGGGTCGGCCGACTCGCTCACCACGCCAGCAAAATCGATCCCTGGCACCATAGGAAACTGACGGATGATTTTGCCAAGCCCCGTCACCGCTAGACCATCTTTGTAGTTGAGTGATGAATAGCTAACATCAACCAGTACATCACCTTCGGGTAAATCCGATAGGGATAATTGACGAACTTCTGCTTGGGTCTGCTTATCATGCTGGGTCAAAACGAGTGCGTTAAACATGGCGCCTCCTTATATTTCAAATAGAACAAAAGCATAGTGTAAAAAATGCTATGAATACACTGCACATTTTGCATATCAACCATGCATCACACACATAGTGACATTCGGCTTAAGGTTTAAGCCCAATCAACTTAAGTTTGCGATACAGAGTATTACGACTAATCCCCAGATGCTTGGCACACTGGCTAACATTGCCATTAAACCGATGAAAGGTCGCCACAATATTAGCGTTAACCATGAGGGCTAATTCACTCTCGCAAGCCTCTGATTGTGGTTCATCTTGTTTGGTTTGCCCTAATTGTTGCTGCAATGCATCGGGAAGATGATGCCAGCAAAGCACCTCTTCGCCATCAGCCATCAGGCAGGCAACCTGCATCAGGTTATCTAACTCGCGTAAATTGCCCGGCCAACTATGGCGTAGCAAACTCGCGAGTAACTCGGGAGATAATCGCTGCGGGGCAATACGATAACGTTTATGCAGTTTATGGATAATCCGCTCAATATCGGCGCGTTTCCTTAAGGGCGGTAGACTCACCTGCAAACCATTGAGCCTGTAATAAAGATCCTCCCTAAACTGCCCCCCGCGCACTAGCCCTTGCAGATCGGCATGTGTGGCTGCGACCACTTGAATATCGACCTTATAGCTACGATTGCCTCCTACGGGAACCACTTCTCGCTCCTGTAATACCCGCAATAAACGACTCTGAGTGGCGAGCGGCATCTCACCAATCTCATCGAGAAACAGAAAGCCACCATCGGCTTGGCGGATCTTACCCTCATAACCATTGCGACTCGCGCCAGTAAATGCCCCTGCTTGATAGCCAAAAAGTTCAGACTCCACCAGCTCTGCGGGTAGCGCGGCACAATTAACGGCCACTAAAGGCCGATTAGCACGCTGACTTTGGCGGTGAAGCTTGTTAACAAACTGCTCCTTGCCTACACCCGTTTCGCCAAAGATCAGTAGCGGAATATTACGACTCACCACCTTGTTCGCTTGCTGCCAAGCCCGCTCTAAAATCGAATCGCGAAAACGCACACCTATCTGCTGACTCACTAAATGAGTCTTTGGCGTGGGCACGAGTTGCTGGGTCTTGAGATGCAAGCGTTGATGGTGAGAGATCGGTTCGCCGCTGTTCCACTCCTGCCCCAAGTACTGACGAACATCATCACCGACTCTAGCGCTATGAAGTAACTTTTTCGCCATCGGATTACAGCCTAAAATCTTACCCTCGGCATTAGCGACCACGATTCCCTGCCAACCAGAGGCGATAAGCGATGGCTGCTCCGCCAGATCGATACGGTAATGACTACCAGGTAAGTGACATAGGAGCGCCGTCTCAACCTGCTGCACTAAGCTAGAGATCAAGAGTAAGGTTTGCTGGGTATGACGCTGCTGTTCGCTGGTGATATCTATCGCCCCTATGATCTCACCGTTTGGTGCAAAGATGGGACTGGCGGTACAACTCATAAAGCGATGTTGGCGAATATAGTGTTGTTCGCCAATCACTGACACCACTTGTTTGGCGGTTAATGCGGTGCCGATAGCATTAGTACCACGGTACTGCTCGTGCCAATTAACACCGATATCCAGTGCGATATTGGCAAGCTTATCTGAGTATTTGCTTACACCCCAATGATGCAGCACATAGCCTTCTGGGTCAGACAAGATAAGCCGACTTTGGCTGTGAGCCATTAGCTGATTAAACAGAGGTAAGGCATGCTGCTGCATTAACTCAATAAGCTGCTTATGAGCATAGTGGCGCTCGGCAAGTGCATCGCGATTGAGGCGTTTCTCTTGAGGTCGATCCGTCTCTCTGAGCCCCGCACCTTGACTACGAGACCAAGAGTCAGATAGCCAACCTTGTGTCGGTGAAGCGATCGTCATAACAGTGTTCCATTTTGGCACACATTAAGTGTGCACTTATGTCACAGTGCGACGGCTGTTCCAGTGCAACATCATCCTGGATAACGCACATTCGGACATCAAAAATTAGTTTTTCATCATACTGTTACTTGTCCATCACCACAACTCCTGCCAGTTTGGCGTGCACCTTGCGTTATCCCTTTTGTTAGAGCTTGTACTAGAGTTTGAGTGAGCTAGATGATCAAGTTGAACGCTTGAACATAAACAGTCGGCACTTAGCACACTTCAAAAACCTGTTTTATTTGAAACACAAAGCAAGACATAAGCGATTTATTGCCACAGAGATGGCGACATTCAACAAGACCAAACAAGGAAGCCAATATGATCTACACAAAACCAGGTAGCCCAAACGCACTCGTCAACTTTAAAAGCCAGTATGACAACTTTATCGGTGGTCAATGGGTGCCGCCAGTCGGTGGAGAGTATTTCACTAATAGTTCGCCTGTCGATGGCCAAGCGTTTTGCCAAGTCGCTCGCTCCGATGCGCGAGATATCGACCTTGCCCTTGATGC
Protein-coding sequences here:
- a CDS encoding LysR family transcriptional regulator gives rise to the protein MELEEIYRQDLSLLIALQILVEECSVTKAAKRLHLSQSATSRILSRLREMLGDPLFSRVGQQLVPTQYALDCYQQLQGPTGELLQLLTPKAFIAEHCRQKFTIAATDFAIQGLLPFILPKIYQLAPNISIEIIPVQHQNLQTQLSLQGADMAICRAIGQTEQLQHTPLGRVGVSCLVSSKHPLADQEVALQDYLHYPHATIAISDGVKAIVDSAIEQFPPRIELLRTPNLDSALALLELHPLIITLPEGLAEMAATRHRLRVKPLPFKIAALNYNLFWHGRYEIDSGQRWLRQLVVNLIRPLLGMETAD
- the acuI gene encoding acrylyl-CoA reductase (NADPH), with amino-acid sequence MFNALVLTQHDKQTQAEVRQLSLSDLPEGDVLVDVSYSSLNYKDGLAVTGLGKIIRQFPMVPGIDFAGVVSESADPRYKVGDEVILTGWGVGENHWGGMAQKARVKADWLVPMPKGCDAAKAMMIGTAGLTAMLCVQALQQAGVKPDAGDILVTGASGGVGSVAVTLLAQLGYRVVASSGRVEVNGELLKQLGASDVIDRSELEQEGRPLDKQRWAGVVDTVGNKVLANALSQINYGGSAAICGLAGGFALPTTVMPFILRGVNLLGVDSVSCPYEKRMSAWEQVISLLPDSFYEQACQTVSLEAVPECAANIVKGKVTGRILVKV
- a CDS encoding cytochrome c3 family protein, coding for MKKLNIVLALVLGGLVSLSAQAVDQRPWHKEVIGKDCKTCHDNGIKQFPSDQACLQCHDVDDLVKQTARSEEDKWQNPHNNLHYGKDLPCQECHGEHKAKKPLCSNCHTFKFDKHKE
- a CDS encoding sigma-54-dependent Fis family transcriptional regulator gives rise to the protein MTIASPTQGWLSDSWSRSQGAGLRETDRPQEKRLNRDALAERHYAHKQLIELMQQHALPLFNQLMAHSQSRLILSDPEGYVLHHWGVSKYSDKLANIALDIGVNWHEQYRGTNAIGTALTAKQVVSVIGEQHYIRQHRFMSCTASPIFAPNGEIIGAIDITSEQQRHTQQTLLLISSLVQQVETALLCHLPGSHYRIDLAEQPSLIASGWQGIVVANAEGKILGCNPMAKKLLHSARVGDDVRQYLGQEWNSGEPISHHQRLHLKTQQLVPTPKTHLVSQQIGVRFRDSILERAWQQANKVVSRNIPLLIFGETGVGKEQFVNKLHRQSQRANRPLVAVNCAALPAELVESELFGYQAGAFTGASRNGYEGKIRQADGGFLFLDEIGEMPLATQSRLLRVLQEREVVPVGGNRSYKVDIQVVAATHADLQGLVRGGQFREDLYYRLNGLQVSLPPLRKRADIERIIHKLHKRYRIAPQRLSPELLASLLRHSWPGNLRELDNLMQVACLMADGEEVLCWHHLPDALQQQLGQTKQDEPQSEACESELALMVNANIVATFHRFNGNVSQCAKHLGISRNTLYRKLKLIGLKP
- a CDS encoding flavocytochrome c, which produces MSNIDLLGRRNFIKGLGAAAGVAMASPAMAVSEKADGVKWDKEVEVLIIGSGFAGLAAAIEATRKGAKDVHIFEKMAYFGGNSAINGGLFAAPGTPMQKKEGVQDSVDRMVADQLKSGRGIADEALLRHVASHAVEALQLTMDAGAEFHPYLQQLGGHSVARTYQTSVSCGAGITQPLYKECKRIGVNTHNRSKFEGFLVGDKGEVVGVKMRQNYHFGEDQPGKVLNIRAKRGVIMATGGFAQNVDLRMAQDPTLTSEVGCTNAPGATGEGMYEMFRLGAIPVHLAHIQSGPWASPDEGGFGYVSNYSIYNFPHSMAVNRLTGKRFMNEIADRKTRADAELACRDEKGNALPPILITSYKDSKKHPNTKKVIKYNVGWKFDTIEELAKHFDVPLKPLKAQIEEYNSYVKSGEDKQFGKNMTKAKDKFIEAPFTVVRLWPKVHYCQGGVQVNTKAEVKDSFTGKPIPGLYAAGEVCGGIHGVSRLGSCSIPECMVMGMTAARSVMKA